The Streptomyces camelliae genome window below encodes:
- a CDS encoding alpha-2,8-polysialyltransferase family protein: protein MTTQIFQASTLYGTATLAAALDSGCFRPADRRILLVCNNSTTPETTPGLDQAPGFEQLRDRFDEVISYNETIHPFHPGGWAPRVDDMPLWERFLRHEWQLGDEDVELIVESIQVNPALALGQIFNGAPVTVYADGLMSYGPTRNKIDPLVGTRVDRVLHLDLVPGLTPLLLTEFGVPGEIVPTAAFTKVLAELAPVDDGLPEIEEPALLLGQYLSALEILTVEQEENLHVRMLRGAAALGHTTVVFKPHPSAPASFTRSLEQEAEKLKVELTVLDTPVLAEVLYQRTRPALVVGCFSTALLTASALYGLPVARVGTELLLEQLAPYENSNRIPVTIVDALLPELSDQAAVREQRRGMDVEALGALVRAVGFAMQPKVLPGLRPEAESYLARHQNPRTLRYFKRRRLTSLALPGGVPAQLAFIPRNATVRRVARKARSLRRGTARG, encoded by the coding sequence GTGACCACCCAGATCTTCCAGGCGTCGACGCTGTACGGCACGGCCACGCTCGCCGCCGCCCTGGACTCCGGCTGTTTCCGCCCGGCCGACCGGCGGATCCTGCTGGTCTGCAACAACTCGACCACCCCGGAGACGACGCCCGGCCTGGACCAGGCACCCGGCTTCGAGCAGCTGCGCGACCGCTTCGACGAGGTGATCTCGTACAACGAGACCATCCACCCGTTCCACCCGGGCGGCTGGGCACCCCGCGTGGACGACATGCCGCTGTGGGAACGCTTCCTGCGCCACGAGTGGCAACTGGGCGACGAAGACGTGGAGCTGATCGTCGAGTCGATCCAGGTCAACCCCGCCCTGGCGCTCGGGCAGATCTTCAACGGCGCCCCGGTGACGGTCTACGCGGACGGCCTGATGAGCTACGGCCCCACCCGTAACAAGATCGACCCGCTGGTCGGCACGCGGGTGGACCGGGTGCTGCACCTGGACCTGGTGCCGGGCCTCACCCCGCTGCTGCTCACCGAGTTCGGGGTGCCCGGCGAGATCGTGCCGACGGCCGCCTTCACCAAGGTGCTCGCGGAACTCGCGCCCGTGGACGACGGGTTGCCCGAGATCGAGGAACCGGCGCTGCTGCTCGGCCAGTACCTGTCGGCGCTGGAGATCCTCACCGTCGAGCAGGAGGAGAACCTGCACGTACGGATGCTGAGGGGCGCGGCCGCGCTCGGTCACACCACGGTGGTGTTCAAGCCGCACCCGTCCGCACCGGCGAGCTTCACCCGCTCCCTGGAGCAGGAGGCGGAGAAGCTGAAGGTCGAGCTGACCGTGCTCGACACCCCGGTGCTGGCCGAGGTGCTGTACCAGCGGACGCGTCCCGCGCTGGTCGTCGGCTGCTTCTCCACCGCCCTGCTCACCGCCTCCGCGCTCTACGGCCTGCCCGTCGCCCGGGTCGGCACCGAGCTGCTGCTGGAGCAGCTCGCGCCGTACGAGAACAGCAACCGGATCCCGGTCACCATCGTCGACGCGCTGCTGCCCGAGCTGAGCGACCAGGCGGCCGTGCGGGAGCAGCGCCGGGGCATGGACGTCGAGGCGCTCGGCGCGCTGGTGCGCGCGGTGGGCTTCGCGATGCAGCCGAAGGTTCTGCCGGGGCTGCGCCCGGAGGCCGAGAGCTATCTGGCCCGGCACCAGAACCCGCGCACCCTGCGCTACTTCAAGCGCCGGCGGCTGACCTCGCTGGCGCTGCCGGGCGGAGTGCCCGCGCAGCTGGCGTTCATCCCGCGCAACGCCACGGTCCGCCGGGTGGCGCGCAAGGCCCGCAGCCTGCGCCGGGGCACCGCCCGCGGCTGA
- a CDS encoding acyltransferase family protein, translated as MAASPPGLDLAATPGPRGPLIPRQEPGPAAKGGQNRLLALDGLRLVAALMVCLYHYAGRGGTVSASWHGSPSHLFPTLSKAAVYGNFGVELFFVISGFVICMSSWGRTLGDFFRSRVARLYPAYWVALVLVTGASLAMPYVVHAVRLDEFLVNLTMLQQPMGAKRVLGVCWTLWVELRFYVLFALLVVRRGVTYRRVVLFACVWTLAAVLCHSTDNALLHQVIMPEYAPFFIGGLALYLIHRFGSDLLSWGIVAMSWLLAQREATVGLWGHHPHRDPYVVILIVTVAFAAVAAVALGWTRWASWRWLVTAGALTYPFYLVHEHLGWFVIRVLHRGLGLAPWPTLGLTVLSMLGLAWLIHRFVEKPFGPRLKRALKPVRMPVS; from the coding sequence ATGGCAGCGTCACCCCCCGGCCTCGACCTCGCCGCCACCCCCGGTCCGCGCGGTCCGCTGATACCGCGGCAGGAGCCCGGCCCCGCCGCCAAGGGCGGCCAGAACCGGCTGCTCGCGCTGGACGGGCTGCGGCTCGTGGCCGCGCTGATGGTCTGCCTGTACCACTACGCCGGGCGCGGGGGCACCGTCTCCGCGTCCTGGCACGGCAGCCCGTCCCACCTCTTCCCGACCCTGTCCAAGGCCGCCGTCTACGGCAACTTCGGCGTCGAGCTCTTCTTCGTCATCAGCGGCTTCGTGATCTGCATGAGCAGCTGGGGCCGCACCCTGGGCGACTTCTTCCGCTCCCGGGTCGCGCGCCTGTACCCCGCGTACTGGGTGGCCCTGGTCCTGGTCACGGGGGCGTCCCTGGCCATGCCCTACGTGGTCCACGCGGTCCGGCTGGACGAGTTCCTGGTCAACCTGACGATGCTCCAGCAGCCGATGGGCGCGAAGCGGGTCCTCGGCGTGTGCTGGACCCTCTGGGTGGAGCTGCGTTTCTACGTGCTGTTCGCCCTGCTCGTCGTCCGGCGCGGGGTGACCTACCGCCGGGTGGTGCTGTTCGCCTGCGTCTGGACGCTGGCGGCCGTCCTGTGCCACAGCACGGACAACGCGCTGCTGCACCAGGTGATCATGCCGGAGTACGCCCCCTTCTTCATCGGCGGTCTGGCGCTGTACCTGATCCACCGCTTCGGCAGCGACCTGCTCTCCTGGGGCATCGTCGCGATGTCCTGGCTGCTCGCACAGCGGGAGGCCACCGTCGGCCTCTGGGGTCACCACCCGCACCGGGACCCGTACGTCGTCATCCTGATCGTCACCGTCGCCTTCGCGGCCGTCGCCGCCGTGGCCCTCGGCTGGACCCGCTGGGCCTCCTGGCGCTGGCTGGTCACGGCCGGCGCGCTGACGTACCCGTTCTACCTGGTCCACGAGCACCTGGGCTGGTTCGTCATCCGGGTGCTGCACCGGGGCCTGGGCCTCGCGCCCTGGCCGACGCTCGGACTGACCGTGCTGAGCATGCTGGGGCTGGCGTGGCTGATCCACCGGTTCGTGGAGAAGCCGTTCGGGCCTCGGCTGAAGCGAGCGCTCAAGCCGGTGCGGATGCCCGTCAGTTG